Proteins encoded within one genomic window of Dyadobacter chenhuakuii:
- the nrfD gene encoding NrfD/PsrC family molybdoenzyme membrane anchor subunit has protein sequence MHVTSPVREPLIQGGKTYADVTEDICRHVEGAPTKEWKIAFGLSLIVLAYGSVCLAWTWWEGLGVWGLNKTVGWAWDITNFVWWVGIGHAGTLISAILLLFRQKWRTSINRAAEAMTIFAVICAASFILMHMGRPWMAYWALPLPNAFGSLWVNFNSPLVWDVFAISTYFSVSLVFWYIGLIPDLATIRDRATSKVSRLMYGTFAMGWDGSAKTWARYEYISLILAGLSTPLVLSVHTIVSMDFATSVIPGWHTTIFPPYFVAGAIFSGFAMVQNLMLITRVVYKLEDYITLEHIETMNKVITLTGSVVGVAYITEFFIAWYSGVEYEYYAFFNRMTGPYWWAYWAMMTCNVISPQLFWSRKLRRSITFTFFISVVVNIGMWFERFVIIVTSLHRDYIPSSWAMFSPTRYDIGDYIFSFGLFFTLFLLFSKYLPVINMAEVKAVIRSTSANLPTKIAGVAKVRQRGTAEPAFDKDKE, from the coding sequence ATGCATGTTACTTCACCTGTAAGAGAACCGCTGATTCAAGGTGGGAAAACGTACGCAGACGTAACGGAAGACATATGTCGGCATGTTGAAGGAGCTCCAACCAAGGAATGGAAAATTGCTTTTGGGCTTTCTCTGATTGTTTTGGCTTATGGATCGGTTTGTCTTGCATGGACTTGGTGGGAAGGGCTTGGCGTATGGGGTCTTAACAAGACAGTGGGCTGGGCATGGGATATCACTAACTTCGTTTGGTGGGTTGGTATCGGTCACGCCGGAACGCTGATCTCCGCGATCTTGCTTTTGTTCCGTCAGAAATGGAGAACATCTATCAACCGTGCAGCAGAAGCGATGACGATTTTCGCGGTTATCTGCGCAGCATCATTTATCCTGATGCACATGGGCCGTCCCTGGATGGCATACTGGGCGCTTCCGCTTCCAAACGCATTCGGATCTCTTTGGGTTAACTTCAACTCGCCGCTTGTTTGGGACGTATTTGCGATCAGTACATATTTCTCAGTTTCATTAGTGTTCTGGTACATTGGTCTTATTCCTGACCTTGCTACAATCCGTGACCGTGCAACAAGTAAAGTGTCTCGTTTAATGTACGGAACATTCGCAATGGGATGGGACGGATCAGCAAAAACATGGGCACGTTATGAATACATCAGCTTAATTCTTGCGGGTCTTTCTACACCACTCGTACTTTCAGTTCACACGATTGTAAGTATGGACTTTGCAACGTCGGTTATTCCGGGATGGCATACAACAATTTTCCCTCCATACTTCGTTGCGGGTGCTATCTTCTCTGGATTTGCGATGGTGCAAAACCTGATGCTGATCACAAGGGTTGTTTACAAGCTTGAAGATTATATCACGCTTGAGCACATTGAAACAATGAACAAGGTAATCACGTTGACCGGTTCTGTGGTTGGTGTGGCTTACATTACCGAGTTCTTTATTGCTTGGTACTCGGGTGTTGAATATGAATATTATGCATTCTTCAACCGTATGACCGGTCCTTACTGGTGGGCATACTGGGCGATGATGACCTGTAACGTAATCTCTCCACAGCTTTTCTGGTCGAGAAAATTACGCAGAAGCATCACCTTTACATTCTTCATTTCAGTAGTTGTAAACATTGGTATGTGGTTCGAGCGTTTTGTAATCATTGTTACGTCGCTGCACCGTGACTACATTCCTTCTAGCTGGGCAATGTTCTCGCCTACACGCTATGACATCGGTGACTACATTTTCTCATTCGGTTTGTTCTTTACCCTATTCCTATTGTTCTCCAAATATTTGCCGGTGATCAATATGGCGGAAGTTAAGGCAGTGATTCGTTCTACATCTGCTAATCTGCCTACCAAAATTGCTGGTGTGGCGAAGGTTAGACAGCGTGGTACAGCTGAACCGGCTTTTGATAAGGATAAAGAATAA
- a CDS encoding DUF3341 domain-containing protein — MAELSGKYLVGVYDDDDTVLHAVPKLRKAGVKIKEVYSPFPIHGLDEALGHPRTRIGIAAFMFGVTGCCVALTLMIWTMGIDWPMIVGGKDPISIPNYIPITFELTVLFTAFGMVTTFFISNGLGPGTHFHPRFDLRSTDNKFVMAIDLGRNSMSEDEISRALRDSGAEEVNIKQF; from the coding sequence ATGGCAGAATTATCTGGTAAATATTTGGTCGGAGTTTACGACGATGACGATACTGTTCTTCATGCAGTGCCAAAGCTCAGAAAAGCAGGAGTAAAAATAAAAGAAGTGTATTCTCCATTTCCGATTCACGGACTGGACGAAGCATTGGGTCATCCAAGAACAAGGATTGGGATTGCCGCCTTCATGTTTGGTGTAACTGGATGCTGCGTTGCATTGACGCTGATGATCTGGACAATGGGAATTGACTGGCCGATGATTGTCGGTGGTAAGGATCCTATTTCAATTCCTAACTACATTCCGATCACATTTGAGCTTACTGTTCTATTCACAGCTTTTGGAATGGTTACAACATTCTTTATTTCAAATGGCCTGGGACCCGGTACGCATTTTCATCCAAGATTTGATTTGCGCTCAACAGATAACAAGTTTGTAATGGCGATTGATCTGGGAAGAAATTCAATGTCAGAAGATGAAATTTCAAGAGCATTGAGAGACAGCGGAGCAGAAGAAGTCAACATTAAGCAATTTTAA